TTAAGTAAGACTGTTATTATGCGACAGGGTTCTGCTGAGAAAAATAATGTTCTGATAAGATACATAAGTAGCCGGCGACCTGCGTGAATAATAAATGTGACGCGTAGATAAATACGATAAGAGCAATAAAGGAAAATGGCGttagtcaaaaatataattgtgatgCGATAGTTGGTAGTTACCTGTTTATGTGGTTTGCTAGTCATTATTGGACCTTTAATTGTCAAGATATTTCAAGTTTTTCCAACTTCAGTAGTTACTTCTTGAAACATcgtttctaattaaatttatatgtcAGGTCAGGTCAAGTTTTAGTAGTATTAGACATAGATACTTTAAAATGTGCAGATAAAGTGTAAATTTGAAGAATGACAGGGAGTGGCACAAGACGCACTtagaattacattatttatggcATGCCAGTTGTTCGCAATTTGTCTATAATCATTATCTACAAGTAAGTAAAACattcttaattaaaagtttgCACGTGCAAACACATGagcaaaaacttaaaaaagttAATGATCATAATTATGAATGCATTACAACAGGCGTAAATTcgtatatgtaggtacctacataaaaacaaaataagtatcGGAAGAAGGTGGTCATTCGACCTCCTGCTGGTTCAATGGCCCTCTTCATATTTTTACCACAGTCAATACCGACTTTATTCTAATACAGTGAACTAATAGTACTAAATAGAGTGATTATTTCATTCCGAGTGCTCTATTTTTTACTATGTTCCATACACAAAAAAACGCAGTATTTTTTTCGCACGATCAATACTTTCAGGTGAATTACCGAATAAAATCTGCTTAAAGTgctaattaaattacatattattatttaactttttctaCAAACAAGTACAGAGTAGTTCTTCGAAATTTCATTCTCCGACTGATTCATCTGTccaaaaatttattttacttttaggtatgttgaataaaaataggtaagtataccaaagaacatattatatatttggaTGAGGGACTCGTTTCTATAAAGTAGTTATTAAGATAGGGGCGTCAAATATTTTGTGTCCGGATGAATCAGAATGTGTTAAAGATGAATAagaagtacaaaaataaaaaaaaacattgcttcTTTTTTATTGAGCAAAAGTCATATTTCAGCAACTGCAAGATTAGTAATTTAACTCAAAATAGATTGCTCGCGCACCGTTGTTACAAGCTGTATTGTTTGGCAAGAAGGTCAACTCTAGACTGGATATTTTGAACGGTCTTAATATGCGCGTATTGGTCTTGTGAAagggaattattttaattgatttgattatgCAAATTGAATTACCTCAATCCTTTGTCACGCACGTATGCAGAGCTAACATACTCCGGAATACATTCACTAATTATTAACTTACAAGATTTTTCGTCCTATCTAACTCGTAGTTACTGTTATCGCATTACCAATTTAACGGAtaaattttcgaaaaaaaatcgAGGTCTAATCATAAATTGCATTAGCTTCAAAAGTGTACTTAGATAAAGCTCTTTTCTGCAAGTATAACTTATCAATTAGTGGTGATTGATAATAAGATACGGTGTACTGTAATGAGTTAAAGTTTTTAGGCGCGGTTTTGTAAACGAAGGAGCAATAATACTAGATAGACACGTTCGCGCGTTCTAATAAACAAATCTTGTAGAGCATAGAGctattaaattttcttaaacTTTTCGTGCTGTTTAAGCGAGTACCTATTGGATTGGCTTAAATCTTGTTCAAGTTAGATGCTGTGTGCTGTGTGTGCTATGTGAAATACCTGGCAAATACTACAGGCATCTTAAAATTAGGTATAAACGTCTCGGCACAAGAAAggtcattcataaaaataccacAAAAATCCGGTTGTattagcgttaaaactcatacaaaaaaaaacgctattgaatagataaactaccgctaaatgcactcaAAAACCTGGAATAAGTGGCGTTCATCCTTAATAAGCCAATTAGTTCACTTTTTGTCTCACACGGGCCTTGATGGGACTGATTTGATTCCTAGaaaattcattcaatatttacGCTTGGTCAACTTTGACtttcaataaagtttaaaagtctaaataattaaattttaaatagggCTTCATTCTGTCAAAGTGAATTTTAATGAGGCGTATGGGATCAGATTTGATTATGACGTTTGTTGTTTATTGCCAAAATCATCTATTCTAATGGTGCTGCAGTTCCGGCGTTAACAAAATGTGTGTCCAATAAAAGGTGAAAGTAAATCATCgtcgattttttttactaaaagtgTGATATTCCCATTTGTATTTGAGTTAGGACAGTTAGTACTTTCTCATTCAATGTAGGTTAAGACCTCAACTTCATATTCCGAGCAATCATAGAGAATTTCTACCCTTTACACTACCGATGCCACAGGGGCAGATAAATACGTTTCTTATAGAcaaacctaattttattttcatatattcgAGCAAATATGctccagaataaaaaaatataacttttactGAGATTCTTAAcgtttactaaataatataaactggTTTGAAAAAATAGCCTATTGCATCTACGCAACTTTGAGTTACTTACTAATTATCTAGAACTAGCAAAATCGGTGGTTACTgaagtaaatgtaaaataacaaaGGTAATTCGGTTATTTTACATGAATTTACTGAATGATACTGAACTACTTTTATACTGAATGAGCaaccttccacgcaagtggtcgcaagttcgaacccgaagcaacacactaatgacttttacAAGTTATGTTACACACATAGAATTTGtttattgaattgaatttgtTACACACACAATTAGAATTAATGATcacatgttccaacggtgaaggaaaacatcgtgatgcaaccttgcatgcctgacagttcttgaaggtaggtatgcaaagtccacaacccgcaattggccagcgtggtggactaaaggcctaacccctccctcattacgggaggagacccttgcccatcagtgggacattaatgggctaaAGTCGtatttgaaaaaacaaaaaaaccctcttattcataaacacactataaacctattttagttaaaaaactactttatgttttttctttttcatttcgcaaaggagtgaaagaaacaaaacactttataagcctttgataactttatatattttttatgaataagagggaaagtCTTCAACTGTCACCTCAAAAATACATAGATACGTGGTTGACATACATACAATTAATctgagttttaaataaatttgtaccTTGAAAAGAAATTGTAAGATACTGCATccaaatctttatttttctttaacccattactgtcccaccgcggggcaagtgtctcctctcaaacgagcgagagagttaggccttgagtccaccatgctgaaTATGAATCCTTAATATAACTTATTATccttaatatacttatataaagtaggtattttaattaaaatgttcataCCGCCTTGCAATTTTTAACTAAAGGAaacgtgtattattttatttttatttctttaaatggTTTAAAGACCGTggctttattaataaaaacgaaattgtgtaatttattgaaaacaaaatcgACGTTTACATACACAGGTCGGTTGTTTATACGAATGCTGACAAAGAAAACTGAAACACAACAAAGAgctaactaacaaataaatagtagcCTGAAGTTTAGGTACGTGTCCGGTACATGACAATAATCCCGCCACCTGTTTTACATGATACTAACATcattaatggtgaaacgtgagTGTGTATTTTACTGCCACCTACGCTAGTAACAGGGTGTTTGTATGTTATCagaaaaaaaactaagtttattcatatactgttataatttacctactaatatttaagttaaaaaagttataagccTTAGTAAAGAAACTCTTTcaagaataaaaattattacgaTGTCAATACTAGTGTCGGTAAATTTTGTGTGTCCGACTTTACAAAACCAACTTATTAAAAGAacgaacaattttaattaaaataatgttattggtCTCCCAAAAATGTTTACCTTTACAAAAATCCCTAACTGTTAGATGAGACACGTTGTTGGTGTATTAAAACAGacgaaaataaatagaaatgttACTGTGGGTATACGATCTTCTTGAATACGTATAAATAACTGATTAGGAAAATTCTATTAAGTATAGAAGGTTAGATTATTTGCGTGTAACATAGACTTACATTCTGTggcgaaaataataattttctataaaaattacGATAGAATTCGAAGGAGGTTGAGCGgaattttcattttatcaaatatttatatgtaactcTTGAACACTTCTTTTACCTTACCCCTTCGAAACTTCTACAACAAAGTTAAAGTCAAGAATTAAATTTGGTCTCAAAATTTACTGACCAGCGCGACTCCGTTCGAACGTAATTTGAGTAATTGTCgtttaaatttaatgaaaatcggATTAGCTGTATGAGCATTCGGACATAAATTTgcatttaagataataatagcATGGAGGAATCGATAGTATGTACCCACCAATTTAAATTTCTAAAACGAATGGTTTTTTAAAAAATCAGATCACTGTAGTTTTAGATTATGATTGAAAATTCCggaaatgtataaattaaaaataaaatttgaattaaaaatattttttttgacatagCTTTCTTGACATAATTATGTTGaaaagtttttgaaacatttaaattagGGTTTTATTATTCTCCCATCAACCCCTAAAACATCTTAAAAAATTGCGGCCATTGTGATCTAGTTTATAGAGAAAGCTAAATGATCGTGACCATTAGCGCGTAAATGGTTTTAATTATCTGTCTTATATGCAATGGACGTCGATAGTCTGTTTgttcattatttacttaaagtttaGATGCATATAACAGTAATgtggtaaatataaataaatatgtcagtCGTTAACATTTTAGCGTCAAGACACGTATTTTGATATGAATACGGCACCAAAAATTGACATCttatagtgtttatttttagtatttgaaCATTTGTGCCGTCGATTACTAATATTATGGGTACTTTGTGGGAAAACGGAATGATCTAATTCTATGGGATCGTGATATTAAGAATAACTTTTGGCGAGTGTATTAACCGCTAGGGACAACCGAGAATAACATATTCCTAACTTGTAAATATCCTGATTAAAGATATGTTTTTGGTATAACAGCACGTTAAGCTATAATTCTAGTGCAGCGTTATATTTAGCTATGCCACTATGTATTTAGATTTGTATACGGGTGCTTTATCTGGTTACCACCTCAGCTTGGTTTGAAATCATGTGATCAGGTGACAGTTATCCAAATATATTCGttcgtttataattttaaacaaacattgcCTGATTCACGCATCGCACAGCTTCTGCATTTCTAACTATCAAGAGCCTTCGGGGAATGTAGGGTATATAAACATTGTACGTTAGTTAATAGCTCTAAAAGATatcaagtaatattttattttcaaaaaaaataaattaataagaatcacaaataatacattatattaaactaCCTAAAGGAGATCCCGTCAGCAGCTATGTCCAGGCACACGGGTAATGCGGAGAATCGCTTGCAACTCATCTTTCTCTTGCGCTTGTCTTCTGGGAGGAAGTTCCAGATTATCAAATCCTCGTCGGCTGTCGCTGTCGCTggaaacaaatacataaattatttatctattttgtactatagcacatcaaaatatttacggTTGCATAACGAAACTCTAAGCTAGAAATCTTTTTCCCGATAGCAGAATTCGTTCTGCGAAGTTTAACTTCCGTAGAATTTCtatatgtaattttttgtgcgtaaatttcatgatttttataaataaccgGTAATTGTGTGATAGGGCATTTTAGTTCCGCACTATGAACCCGTGATACTGCTGTTTTAAAGTTCATTATATCAGATACTTTTTGCTTCAGATATatctcttaaaaaatatgttctcaCCAAGCTTAGTCCCGTCTGGACTGAAGACCATGGTCCTGACTCGGTCTAGTCCAGTCCTGCCCTCCCCCCACTGGTCCACGATAGTCTCCGGATCGCTCATCACCACCAATTGAGAACAGGTCTTCGTAGACTCAGCCTCGCTATCTgggaaacaaaaatatacataactaAAGATAGAAAAACTTCGCTGTCACACTGTTGGGCGTCACTCGTAACGGGAGAGATTTCACTTTCAGTTTACCTCAAGGTTCGGGGTCCGGGGAATACATTCAAGCACCCTAAGCTCTAACTCTGCCATAAAGaagtcttacccccggtttctgagtacatttagcggtaggtAGTTTTATCTATgttaagtttaaacgctattgagtagataaaccgCCGCTAAATATACTTCAGAAACCTAAGGGGGTAAGTCATACATCTCTCTGAGCTTTCCTTCACCATTAAAACAAGTGACAATAGAGATGCTTCGTTTTCTAATAATGATGAGATCGTCagttagataataaaatattataaccgGGATTATAATCCAACTAGATAATAAAGAACTTTGGCATGCACGATTCAAGTGCGGCCGACACATTATATCAAGTATTTTGCCGTAACTTAAGTGTAAAAGTTAAATCTATAAAGATCTACGGCTGTATAATTAGAAACCGTATGGTCTGAAATTTGATTCTACACGAAGTTTAATTACGTTTTgacattttacatgaaaatgtttttgtgcgatgtacatatattttacatcaataatgtaTCCTCGTGTTCTTATGTTAATACTTGGACAGCTCGGCTATCGCTGATCtctaaattaaaattgcttttgtttgaTGTGTAGAGACTTTGGAAAGtgattaaaactaataaatttaaaagtttatttcccatttagttttattatttgaacaGTTTGAAATACATATTGAGAAATTATTTGTACAAGAGTATAATCCGTATTTTCAAGTTATGGATCATctgtttttattgaataacgATCTGTCGTAAGATCcaaacattcaataaaaaacattagtttttgttattaattaattttcttttaacacCTAGACATGTGCTGCCTTTAATTAATGAACGTATCGTTAATTAACACACACGGCTTGGCGTCGTCTTTAATTAAGGGTTAATACATGTTTTCAAAAGGGCTTTGCGGAAAATTgtagaaaatgaaaaaatataaaaatgtacttaGTCAGAAAAAGGGTGAAATTGTAGCAGAAACGTTGCTGTAGGCCGCCAGGTAGTTGAGAACTTTTTGTTTATGCAATGTCACTTACTCAGGATTAGCCAagactatataatatatatctttTAAACCTTCTACAAACTCACTCAGTCAGAAATGTTATAAGAACCATCTAAACCTTGTAGTTCAGCACCAACCAACCGCTCTCGACGGGCTGTAGATGTAGTATCTACAGCCCGTCGAGAGCGGTTGGTTGGTTTAAAAAGCTAAGGACAGCTTTTCTCTTAAAGTTACCAATATTCAATAGTAACAGTTCGAGAACAGAACTTCAGCTATGAAGAAAACAATGAATTAGAACTTCACCGTACCAGTATTCCACAAGCTGAGCACGAGTTCGCCGGTGTTCCTGCTGAAGAGCATGGCGTCGAGGCAGCAGCGCGCGCGCCCCAGCGAGCGCCGCCGCAGTGCGCCCGTCGGCGCGTCCCACAGCGCCACGCGCGCGCCGCCCCCACCCGCCTCCGACGTCACCGCGCCTACTGCTAGCAGTGCAGAGCGCCATGGGTGCCACGTTAACGCCTGTAGAAAAATCATGCGACCGTGATCCTATTCTGATTTTTACGAAAATTGTCACCTGCTGATCAGCGACTCTTTCGaccaccgacaaccggctagctgctgtactaataaattgtataaaaatcttatgAACGCCACTAGCGCGTGCCATAGGAACTTATTCGACGATTAACGATTCTCGTTATTGGTAAGTCACTTGATGAATCAACATTGTACCAAATAACGGCATATTGTATAAGTTAATCCTATAACGAGACAAAAAAATAGTGTCTTTAAATATTTGGGTAAAGCTAAAGTCGAGGCACTAAGtcaaaaaatctcaaatatcAGACCTTAATAGTCCAATCTGACTTGAGACTCAGAAAGAGCTGCAGCATAGGCCAGGTGAAGACCAATACGTCATCATCGTTTACGGCGGCGGCGGTGACGTAGCGCGCGTCGGGAGACACCCGCACCATCAAGATAGCCCCGCGACTTGCAGAGCACCAGCTAATGGAGCGTGCATTGCGTGTGAACGACACCAGTGTGCCTTGGGAACAACCTCTGAAAGATGGTGGGAAATATGCAGAGAGATGTTAAAAGAAAGACTTTTAgtaaactttaaactaaaacttATGCTACCACGCCAAAGCatcaatgtaaataatgtttcacAGCACCGCGGTTCGTGAGCTTGTACCAAGTCGAGGCGATTACGTTACGATTGGAGTAGAGAGTATcatatatatgtaaataatactaGACACTTCTTAACCTTTCCAAGTTGATGCGGGTGCTACAAGTCTTATcaacataaaagtatttttgaatagGTGGATGTCTTATGCTATGAAgactactaaaatataatacagatttattttattctattccATATTACTATCGTGTACTAACAGAGTACTTACGTAATAAAAGAATTGCCGGTAGGACTCCAGTCCATGGCGGTGATGGAGCACGAGTTCGGCGGCTGATCGCTACACATACATCTGTTCTGATCCACGCGCTTACTCAACTCCGTGTCGTGGACTTCTACAATCTTTGCCTCCGTTCCCAACTGCGTAACAATCACCCTATTTAGGTTCAAGCCCCACGGCAAACTATTAAAGAAagactatacatatattttaattttaaagtgaaTTGCTTTAGTCAACTCACGATTAGCAGTTTTCCTTTAGGATCAAACTTGCAGCACTGTATGTCATAATCGGTGAAGCCCTGGCTGATCTGACTCTGCGTGCGCCAGCTCCACTTGTGGTAGTTCGTGCCTAGAGCTGCCACCAGGACGTTGTCGGACGACCAGTCGA
Above is a genomic segment from Anticarsia gemmatalis isolate Benzon Research Colony breed Stoneville strain chromosome 8, ilAntGemm2 primary, whole genome shotgun sequence containing:
- the LOC142974627 gene encoding protein cortex-like; the encoded protein is MMNRTTFGKKTLNNRRPRTDRFVTPREDLPILCRKIRWGREKGVDDVWYAKYRQQKRYSSYLDTAFGLEPLKPETREVDRDTGVQLWPCAPRKKGYLSSADSILDLPTYSYAAFPELLDWSSDNVLVAALGTNYHKWSWRTQSQISQGFTDYDIQCCKFDPKGKLLILGTEAKIVEVHDTELSKRVDQNRCMCSDQPPNSCSITAMDWSPTGNSFITGCSQGTLVSFTRNARSISWCSASRGAILMVRVSPDARYVTAAAVNDDDVLVFTWPMLQLFLSLKSDWTIKALTWHPWRSALLAVGAVTSEAGGGGARVALWDAPTGALRRRSLGRARCCLDAMLFSRNTGELVLSLWNTDSEAESTKTCSQLVVMSDPETIVDQWGEGRTGLDRVRTMVFSPDGTKLATATADEDLIIWNFLPEDKRKRKMSCKRFSALPVCLDIAADGISFR